One region of Salvia miltiorrhiza cultivar Shanhuang (shh) chromosome 3, IMPLAD_Smil_shh, whole genome shotgun sequence genomic DNA includes:
- the LOC131014751 gene encoding auxin-responsive protein SAUR32-like, whose amino-acid sequence MHMPHIHFHHGGGAARRSIPKGCLAVMVGQGAEQQRFVIPVMYVNHPLFTQLLKASEEEYGFDQKGPINIPCHVEEFCHVRGLIDKETAEHGGHHHHLNHHHHHHHQFLCFKA is encoded by the coding sequence ATGCACATGCCGCACATTCACTTCCACCACGGCGGCGGCGCTGCGCGGCGGAGTATTCCGAAGGGATGCCTGGCGGTGATGGTGGGGCAGGGGGCGGAACAGCAGCGGTTTGTGATTCCGGTGATGTACGTGAACCACCCGCTCTTCACGCAGTTGCTCAAGGCGTCGGAGGAGGAATACGGCTTCGATCAGAAAGGTCCGATAAATATTCCGTGTCACGTCGAGGAATTCTGTCACGTCCGCGGCCTGATTGACAAGGAGACGGCGGAGCACGGCGGTCACCACCACCATctcaaccaccaccaccaccaccaccaccagttTTTGTGCTTCAAGGCTTGA